A genome region from Camelina sativa cultivar DH55 chromosome 10, Cs, whole genome shotgun sequence includes the following:
- the LOC104719406 gene encoding DEAD-box ATP-dependent RNA helicase 14: MAATANAPSTVRYAPEDHSLPKPWKGLVDDGTGFLYYWNPETNVTQYERPAPSHPPKLPPVSVSSSVQVHPTPNGAAYAPPRKADDKYTRPSEHGPKIDSSSRFSESGRSGPPYSNGAANGVGNPAYGATSARGPSPSSAPRSELSPEAYSRRHEITVSGGQVPPPIMSFEATGFPPELLREVLSAGFSAPTPIQAQSWPIAIQGRDIVAIAKTGSGKTLGYLIPGFMHLQRIRNDSRAGPTILVLSPTRELATQIQEEAVKFGRSSRISCTCLYGGAPKGPQLRDLDRGADIVVATPGRLNDILEMRRISLRQISYLVLDEADRMLDMGFEPQIRKIVKEIPTKRQTLMYTATWPKGVRKIAADLLVNPAQVNIGNVDELVANKSITQHIEVVAPMEKQRRLEQILRSQEPGSKVIIFCSTKRMCDQLTRNITRQFGAAAIHGDKSQPERDHVLNQFRSGRTPVLVATDVAARGLDVKDIRAVVNYDFPNGVEDYVHRIGRTGRAGATGHAFTFFGDQDSKHASDLIKILEGANQQVPQQIREMATRGGGGMNKYSRWGPPSGGRGRGGDSGYGGRGGDSGYGGRGGFGSRDRSSNGWGRERERSRSPERFNRAPPPSSTGSPPRSFHESMMKHR, encoded by the exons ATGGCTGCTACCGCTAATGCTCCTTCTACTGTCCGTTATGCACCTGAGGATCACTCTCTTCCTAAGCCTTGGAAAGGCCTTGTCGATGATGGCACTGGCTTCTTGTACTATTGGAATCCTGAGACCAATGTTACTCAGTACGAGAGACCTGCTCCCTCTCATCCTCCCAAGCTTCCTCCCGTCTCTGTTAGCTCTTCCGTTCAGGTTCACCCTACTCCTAACGGTGCCGCCTATGCTCCTCCTCGCAAGGCTGATGATAAGTATACTAGACCCTCTGAACATGGCCCTAAGATTGACTCTTCCTCCAGGTTTAGTGAG AGTGGCAGGAGTGGACCCCCTTATTCGAATGGAGCTGCTAACGGTGTTGGGAATCCTGCATATGGTGCAACATCTGCCAGAGgtccttctccttcatcagCTCCCAGAAGTGAACTGTCCCCTGAGGCCTACTCCCGCCGTCATGAGATTACTGTCAGT GGGGGCCAAGTACCACCACCTATAATGTCCTTTGAAGCTACTGGATTCCCTCCTGAGCTTCTGCGGGAG GTACTCAGTGCAGGTTTCTCTGCTCCAACTCCAATTCAAGCTCAGTCATGGCCAATTGCTATTCAAGGTAGGGACATTGTAGCCATTGCTAAAACTGGCTCAGGAAAAACTTTGGGTTACTTGATTCCTGGGTTTATGCATCTTCAACGCATCCGAAATGATTCGCGCGCGGGCCCAACAATCTTGGTGTTGTCTCCAACGAGGGAGCTGGCCACACAAATCCAAGAAGAAGCTGTTAAATTTGGGAGGTCATCAAGAATTTCGTGTACC TGTTTGTATGGTGGTGCGCCAAAGGGACCTCAGCTGAGGGATTTAGATAGAGGAGCAGATATCGTGGTTGCAACTCCTGGGAGATTGAATGATATCCTTGAAATGAGGAGAATTAGTCTGCGTCAAATATCTTACCTTGTGCTAGATGAGGCAGATAGGATGTTGGACATGGGTTTTGAACCACAGATAAGGAAGATTGTGAAAGAAATTCCCACTAAGCGTCAAACCCTTATGTACACAGCTACGTGGCCAAAGGGAGTTAGGAAAATTGCAGCTGACTTACTTGTTAACCCTGCTCAAGTCAACATTGGCAACGTTGACGAGCTTGTGGCTAACAAGTCAATCACACAG CATATTGAAGTGGTAGCACCAatggagaaacagaggagattaGAGCAGATCTTGCGGTCTCAGGAACCAGGCTCAAAGGTGATCATATTCTGCTCGACCAAAAGGATGTGTGATCAACTAACACGCAATATCACCCGCCAATTTGGAGCTGCTGCTATACATGGAGACAAGTCCCAGCCTGAGAGAGACCATGTTCTTAATCAATTCCGCAGTGGTAGGACTCCGGTTCTTGTTGCAACCGATGTTGCTGCTCGTGGACTGGACGTTAAGGACATCAG GGCGGTCGTAAACTATGATTTTCCCAATGGAGTGGAAGACTATGTTCATAGAATCGGAAGAACAGGAAGAGCTGGAGCGACTGGTCATGCATTCACATTCTTTGGTGATCAagattcaaaacatgcttcagaTCTGATCAAGATCTTGGAAGGAGCAAACCAGCAAGTTCCGCAACAGATCCGTGAAATGGCTACacgtggtggtggtggaatgAATAAATACAGTCGCTGGGGTCCCCCTTCTGGAGGCCGTGGTCGTGGTGGCGACTCTGGTTATGGTGGCAGAGGTGGCGATTCTGGTTATGGTGGCAGAGGTGGCTTTGGCTCGCGTGACAG AAGCAGCAACGGATGGGGAAGGGAGCGTGAAAGGAGCCGTAGCCCTGAGAGATTCAACAGAGCTCCACCACCGTCTTCC